AATAATTCTTCACTAGAATACTTCCCAAATCAGGTATGGACTCCAATGCTGTTCCATCACCAGATTTACAAGAGCTATCCTTACCTAACTTTGTTTCATTCCTATGGTTTTTCTTGGCTTCAGAAACCTCTCGTTCAAGTCTTGTCATGTGCttaactaaaaatttatctAGGCTTGGTAGTTCGGGCTCAACTCGATCCTTTCCTGTTGTTCCGTCCAAGGCTGACGACTTCTGCAATCCCAAAGATGACATTCTTCTTGCTGGAAAGATAATTGCTGGATTGTGCTGTTTGGTATTCTGGACTTCAGCCAAGGCGGCATTTAAACCATAAGTTGCAACTATAGTGGCAAGAGAAGAAAGCTCATCTTCTTGCAAACATTTTAACCTCTCAATCATCATATCAACAAGTTTTATTCTATTTTCAAAAGACTGTCTCTTCCTACTTTTCCTCTGACTAATCCCTGGAAACAATGTCTTGGAATCCAAGTCTTCGGAGTTGAAGTCACTTTTTTGGGACACTGAATCTAACTCTGACCCAGACTCATACTCTGAAGAGATCTCAGATAACTCCTGATGACTTTCATCTGTATCTGGGTgttcactaattttttttagcaGCTCTTTGAATTCATCTTTACTAAATGAAGGGCATGTTGCAAGCCTGGTAAATGCAGTTTTTACTGCTGCAGCTACTTCTTTATCTACATCAAAGGCAGTTTCAAAAGTTGCAGTAAAAGTATGAGTAGAAGATCCTTCTCCACTAATAGAGGGTGTCTCTATTTGACCATGCTTCCTTGGACAATCTGGCAAGTCAAACATGATAACACCCATAGCCTCAGCAGCCTCAAAAGCTTCAATTGCACTTTTTTCTGCCTTTAAGAGTTGAGCCTCTGCATCATCACTAGGAATCCTGAAGAAACCAATaggataaaatagaaaataaaataaaatccaatGTACAAATGAGAAGAAGCCATTATTTCGAGAGGATTTTCAGTTCTCACTTCTAACTACAAAATTGTCACATAACTTTCAATCTATTTCCTGTTTTCAATAATTAGTAAAACATTATCTTCAAGTAAACCGACGTCCAGCATGTTGTATTTTATTTGCATAAAACTTTACCTTGCAGCCCGTAAAATTCGGCACCAAGATGCCTCAACCAAAGCCGCTCTTCGAGCCTCCATTGCCTTGTTTGCCGCTTCTCTAGCTGCCATTTTCTCTCTCAACACTCTTGAATAATGTGGGTTAGAATTTCCTAGAGTTTGATCAAGTGTCAAATTCATTCCATCTACTTCCTGAATAGGACAATTGTTAGAGCAATTGAATTTAGAAACCAGAAAGCAATATATTAAAGTACAAGTAGAGAATATGAACAGTTTATGACTAAACCTGAAGCATCTTAATTTTCCTCTTCAAGAATGAATCCACTTTTTTGCGTGGGAACCAATTGATAGGAGAAGTTTTACGGCGAGGAGGTTTTCTGATTTGTGATGAGACTTTGTTAAGAGCAGTTGCCGAAGATTGCCCTAATTCCTTCGTCAATTTATTCTGCACAATTCAAGACAAAATTACGGTACCACCCCGATTTTGTTGAAACTTCACCAAACTCACAGCTATTCAAAACATTCATTATATTACATAATTTTTTCGGGGGGGAAATATTCGCAAATCATACGAACTCTTAATAAGATTAATTTTTAGGTGTAGTACAATAGCATCCATATCTGGATTTACTCAACAATCAAGAGtcgtcaatttagggttttgaatCGGTAAACACTAAAACGAAAActctaattataaaaaaaattgggagGAAATCACTTGaacataaaaattgatattaaaaaaaaagtggacGGAAGGCTTGCCTTTCCGAACTTGGAACTGACAGAGGCCGTCGGAGAATGAGGAAGAGGATGGACATCAGCATCGGGGCAGTGATTCATTGACGGAGAATTGCACGCAATATCATCCATTACTGAAATATTTGGTTACTTCTGAAATCGCTCAAAGATCgaacaacacaaaaataattatgtattaGCTATTGATAAAGAAGGGATTTACGATGATACAGCAGCACTGAGAAACCTCGGCTGTTGATATTGACGAAATGCGAATTCGTAAACTAGCCGTTATATTACATCCATATAACGgctacttaattttatttttttgtttagggATTAAAACggctatttaattatttttgactatttttcaaaaataattattattgattcACTAGTTTCCTTTTTCTCTTACTATATTATTtccatttttatttcattttaatgttatttaattttaagaaaattggaAGTAAGAgaaattattgttaattaaagTGGCGTCGTTGACAAAATTTAAACTTCACTATTTGAGATGATTAAATTTTGTCGGATGTAACTTCCTCACATATCATCAATACTTCATTAC
The genomic region above belongs to Cicer arietinum cultivar CDC Frontier isolate Library 1 chromosome 4, Cicar.CDCFrontier_v2.0, whole genome shotgun sequence and contains:
- the LOC101495113 gene encoding uncharacterized protein, translating into MDDIACNSPSMNHCPDADVHPLPHSPTASVSSKFGKNKLTKELGQSSATALNKVSSQIRKPPRRKTSPINWFPRKKVDSFLKRKIKMLQEVDGMNLTLDQTLGNSNPHYSRVLREKMAAREAANKAMEARRAALVEASWCRILRAARIPSDDAEAQLLKAEKSAIEAFEAAEAMGVIMFDLPDCPRKHGQIETPSISGEGSSTHTFTATFETAFDVDKEVAAAVKTAFTRLATCPSFSKDEFKELLKKISEHPDTDESHQELSEISSEYESGSELDSVSQKSDFNSEDLDSKTLFPGISQRKSRKRQSFENRIKLVDMMIERLKCLQEDELSSLATIVATYGLNAALAEVQNTKQHNPAIIFPARRMSSLGLQKSSALDGTTGKDRVEPELPSLDKFLVKHMTRLEREVSEAKKNHRNETKLGKDSSCKSGDGTALESIPDLGSILVKNYSKLEKDIKEAKIKSGKEMIGSSSGLPRGQKKDHTEVPGLDKVLVKHVSRLEKEVQEAKKRAVNEKTSLNSTFYSNEALDSKENINLNTIEENVGGLDEILVKPVHRLEREKLQALSQGSQVENYRQRKNHGTTNVADCESLDKVLVKRVSRLEKEKINISSREEWGEVKKSHKNSYLVTNEENGGGLDQVLVKHKSRLEREKMAAAAQQQENSVSFSVARRRARERELQEAWGGLSLGNSMKPSVSKLEQDKAAWIKAEAEERKQAMEAI